One genomic window of Actinoalloteichus hoggarensis includes the following:
- a CDS encoding exodeoxyribonuclease VII small subunit → MEPDAEQAAMGYEQARDELADVVRRLEQGGLSLEESLALWERGEALATVCERRLAGARDRVERALASVTPPEDSES, encoded by the coding sequence GTGGAGCCGGACGCGGAGCAGGCCGCGATGGGCTACGAGCAGGCCCGGGACGAGCTGGCCGACGTGGTGCGCAGACTGGAACAGGGCGGGCTGTCCTTGGAGGAGTCCCTGGCCTTGTGGGAACGCGGCGAGGCGCTGGCCACCGTCTGCGAGCGTCGGCTCGCGGGTGCGCGTGACCGTGTGGAACGTGCCCTCGCCTCGGTGACACCCCCGGAGGACTCCGAGAGCTGA
- a CDS encoding sugar ABC transporter substrate-binding protein, translating into MRTSMPGADNPGRMPEDDTVRRRAEAADLAAADCWVGLLAGCDSPARRDLSAHLLALSAALASAAGGDRWNDSAHGLRVAAATRRIGAAVDEGDGEEFAEAVSGYDQTVATAVVSLGSRLGSSTV; encoded by the coding sequence GTGAGAACCTCGATGCCCGGCGCCGACAACCCCGGGCGGATGCCCGAGGACGACACGGTACGGCGTAGAGCCGAGGCGGCCGACCTGGCGGCTGCCGACTGCTGGGTGGGACTGCTCGCCGGGTGCGACTCCCCGGCGCGGCGTGATCTGAGCGCTCATCTGCTGGCGTTATCAGCCGCGCTGGCCTCGGCCGCGGGCGGGGATCGCTGGAACGACTCCGCGCACGGGCTGCGGGTGGCCGCGGCGACGCGGCGCATCGGTGCGGCGGTCGACGAGGGCGACGGCGAGGAGTTCGCGGAGGCCGTGAGCGGTTACGACCAGACGGTCGCCACCGCGGTGGTCTCCCTGGGCAGTCGCCTGGGAAGCTCGACGGTGTGA
- the xseA gene encoding exodeoxyribonuclease VII large subunit: MTPSPEVPGSSGSASQARAAAAPPTSPSEPWPVRTVARKISDWVNRLGSVWVEGQITQISARPGTGTAFLTLRDPAAEVSLTLTCPAGLVRSASPPLTDGARVVVHGQPTFYLARGTLSLRVDEIRAVGIGELLARIERLRRLLAAEGMFDPARKRRLPFLPNKVGLITGRASAAEHDVITNATARWQSVRFEVRNVAVQGTTAVPQIVTALRELDADPAVEVIVLARGGGSVEDLLPFSDETLCRAVAACRTPVVSAIGHEPDTPLVDHVADLRCSTPTGAGKRVVPDMAEEVARISLLRDRGRRALHGWVDRETRLLTSLRSRPVLASPLAPLAHRAQEVATLRERGLRAVLTGLSTAESGLDATRSRLTTLGPAATLARGYAVVQRVDADGAAGVLTSIADASPGTVLRVRVVDGAVRAVVTQPTDSGDRR, encoded by the coding sequence GTGACGCCGTCGCCTGAGGTCCCCGGTTCCAGCGGCTCCGCATCGCAGGCACGTGCCGCTGCCGCCCCGCCCACCTCCCCGAGCGAGCCATGGCCGGTACGCACCGTCGCCCGCAAGATCTCCGACTGGGTCAACCGCCTCGGCTCGGTCTGGGTGGAAGGGCAGATCACTCAGATCTCGGCACGTCCCGGCACGGGAACGGCGTTTCTGACGCTGCGTGATCCCGCTGCCGAGGTGTCGCTCACCCTGACCTGCCCCGCCGGGCTGGTGCGGTCGGCGAGTCCGCCGCTGACCGACGGGGCGCGGGTCGTCGTGCACGGTCAGCCCACGTTCTACCTTGCCAGGGGCACGCTGAGCCTGCGGGTGGACGAGATCAGGGCGGTGGGCATCGGCGAGCTGCTGGCGCGCATCGAGCGGCTGCGGAGGCTGCTCGCGGCGGAGGGCATGTTCGACCCGGCGCGGAAGCGACGGCTGCCGTTCCTGCCGAACAAGGTCGGCCTCATCACCGGCCGTGCCTCGGCCGCGGAACACGACGTGATCACCAATGCCACCGCACGTTGGCAGTCGGTGCGCTTCGAGGTGCGCAACGTCGCGGTGCAGGGAACGACGGCGGTGCCGCAGATCGTCACGGCGCTGCGGGAGCTGGACGCCGACCCGGCCGTCGAGGTCATCGTGCTGGCCCGAGGCGGAGGCAGTGTGGAGGATCTGCTGCCGTTCTCGGACGAGACACTGTGTCGTGCCGTGGCCGCCTGCCGGACGCCCGTGGTCAGCGCGATCGGCCACGAACCGGACACCCCGCTCGTGGATCATGTCGCGGATCTTCGCTGTTCCACGCCGACGGGTGCGGGAAAGCGGGTCGTACCGGACATGGCGGAGGAGGTCGCCCGGATCAGTCTGTTGCGGGACCGCGGTCGCCGCGCGCTGCACGGCTGGGTGGACCGGGAGACCCGACTGCTGACGTCGCTGCGGAGCAGACCGGTGCTGGCGTCTCCCCTCGCGCCACTGGCACACCGGGCGCAGGAAGTGGCAACATTGCGCGAGCGCGGCCTACGTGCGGTGCTGACGGGGTTGTCGACCGCGGAGTCTGGTCTCGATGCGACCCGATCCCGATTGACCACTCTCGGACCCGCTGCCACATTGGCTCGTGGTTATGCGGTCGTACAGCGTGTTGACGCGGATGGAGCTGCCGGGGTGCTCACATCCATCGCCGACGCCTCGCCGGGAACGGTGCTGCGGGTGCGGGTGGTCGACGGCGCGGTGCGAGCCGTCGTGACACAACCGACCGACAGCGGTGACCGGAGGTAG
- a CDS encoding lipid droplet-associated protein: MTNLPLPVRLAAGLAVTAVEQARRLPEQLAGLPVTVVSQALSLSMRVQQQVTELAIKGDEALSGLQPPEENPEWATFDEDLPGDDVADDVSAADRRSTASASEDGRAGGSGADDGDDADLGAAGPAEITLRDPVLGDAPAARGRASAGRRSAERRPAAAEPTAAGPAADRGSAGGPRGTEADTRGQAVLASDDVEAPSGDSTPARFVGAVVPEEDSAHPSDAPVTGYDAFSLAQLRGRLRSLSPEQLRALLSYERAGRARPAYVRMLSNRLVTVGAE; this comes from the coding sequence ATGACGAACTTGCCACTACCCGTTCGGCTGGCCGCGGGTCTGGCGGTGACCGCCGTCGAGCAGGCCCGCAGGCTCCCCGAGCAGCTGGCGGGACTGCCGGTCACGGTGGTCAGTCAGGCGCTCTCCCTGTCGATGCGGGTCCAGCAGCAGGTGACCGAACTCGCCATCAAGGGCGACGAGGCACTGTCCGGACTGCAACCGCCCGAGGAGAATCCCGAGTGGGCGACCTTCGACGAGGATCTCCCCGGCGATGATGTCGCCGATGACGTCTCGGCGGCGGACCGACGCTCCACCGCTTCCGCATCCGAGGACGGGCGCGCCGGTGGCAGCGGCGCCGACGACGGCGACGATGCGGACCTCGGTGCCGCCGGCCCCGCTGAGATCACCCTGCGCGATCCCGTCCTCGGCGACGCGCCTGCGGCCCGCGGCCGTGCCTCGGCGGGTAGACGCTCGGCCGAGCGCAGACCGGCGGCGGCCGAGCCGACCGCGGCCGGACCGGCGGCCGACCGCGGCTCGGCAGGCGGCCCGCGCGGGACCGAAGCCGATACCAGGGGCCAAGCCGTTCTCGCGTCCGACGACGTGGAGGCGCCGAGCGGCGATTCCACTCCCGCCCGTTTCGTGGGGGCCGTGGTGCCGGAGGAGGACTCCGCGCATCCCTCCGATGCGCCGGTCACGGGCTACGACGCATTCAGTCTCGCTCAGCTTCGGGGCAGGTTGCGCAGCCTCTCGCCGGAGCAGCTACGCGCGCTGCTCTCCTACGAGCGGGCCGGGCGGGCCCGGCCCGCCTATGTCCGAATGCTGTCGAACCGCCTGGTCACGGTGGGCGCCGAGTGA
- a CDS encoding 4-hydroxy-3-methylbut-2-enyl diphosphate reductase, whose translation MQEQAETTARKRVLLAKPRGYCAGVDRAVITVEKALDTYGAPVYVRKEIVHNKHVVQTLQDRGVIFVDETDEVPEGALVVFSAHGVSPAVHEEAERRNLRTIDATCPLVTKVHQEARRFARDDYDILLIGHEGHEEVEGTAGEAPDHVQLVDRPEDVAKVEVRDPSKVIWLSQTTLSVDETMERVDQLKERFPELRDPPSDDICYATQNRQVAVKAMAAECELVLVVGSQNSSNSKRLVEVALQSGSDAAHLIDFAHEIDESWLEGVTTVGVTSGASVPDVLVLGVLDYLAERGWGEVEEVTTANEKITFALPRELRQAMSDVR comes from the coding sequence ATGCAGGAGCAGGCCGAGACGACCGCCCGTAAACGTGTGCTGCTGGCCAAGCCACGTGGCTACTGCGCGGGCGTGGACCGCGCGGTGATCACCGTCGAGAAGGCCCTCGACACCTACGGCGCCCCGGTATACGTCCGCAAGGAGATCGTGCACAACAAGCACGTCGTGCAGACGCTCCAGGATCGTGGCGTGATCTTCGTGGACGAGACCGACGAGGTCCCGGAAGGCGCCCTCGTGGTGTTCTCCGCCCATGGTGTCTCGCCCGCCGTCCACGAGGAGGCGGAACGGCGCAACCTGCGGACCATCGACGCCACCTGTCCGCTGGTGACCAAGGTTCATCAGGAGGCTCGGCGCTTCGCCCGCGACGATTACGACATCCTGCTGATCGGCCACGAGGGGCACGAGGAGGTCGAGGGCACCGCGGGTGAGGCTCCCGACCACGTGCAGCTCGTCGATCGGCCCGAGGACGTGGCCAAGGTGGAGGTCCGCGACCCGTCGAAGGTGATCTGGCTGTCGCAGACGACCCTGAGCGTCGACGAGACCATGGAGCGAGTCGACCAGCTCAAGGAACGCTTCCCGGAGCTGCGGGACCCCCCGTCCGACGACATCTGCTACGCCACCCAGAACCGGCAGGTCGCCGTGAAGGCGATGGCCGCCGAATGCGAACTCGTGCTGGTCGTCGGGTCGCAGAACTCGTCGAACTCGAAGCGACTCGTCGAGGTCGCGCTGCAGTCCGGCTCCGATGCCGCGCATCTGATCGACTTCGCGCACGAGATCGACGAAAGCTGGCTCGAGGGCGTGACGACCGTCGGAGTCACCAGCGGCGCCTCCGTGCCCGACGTGCTGGTTCTTGGTGTCCTGGACTACCTCGCGGAGCGTGGCTGGGGCGAGGTCGAGGAGGTCACGACCGCCAACGAGAAGATCACCTTCGCGCTGCCTCGAGAGCTCCGGCAGGCGATGTCCGACGTTCGCTGA
- a CDS encoding DUF6542 domain-containing protein: MKSQVRPNPYGEQITVDAVSASRDREQLLSADEEPTEIPWAERSAFRDSRGITWWMAILVALGSTLIGTLADVLFLDGPRLVSQVIYALGCVLAVALVQRQSLFGPIVQPPLIIGVSFPLILWLTAGPTAGDMTRMLVRLSMPLINAFPVMGITTVLTVGIGLARYFLQREPLRDAEAEQTPTGKKTTDAGRRPAREAGRRADRSETSSRAGAAGSASSKARAEGKGRSASEARSAGRSGGGASTAPKGARASSDKAGATRRPNRPARPRDGEPEERRGDDSRSSAPRRTSAAGRPQGSRAARPEPRAGRPARAPRESDEFDGPSGGRGRPESRRRPPRRRDDLDD, translated from the coding sequence GTGAAGTCCCAGGTCCGACCGAATCCATACGGTGAACAGATTACGGTGGACGCCGTGAGCGCCTCCCGCGACCGTGAACAACTGCTGTCTGCCGACGAAGAGCCGACAGAGATCCCTTGGGCCGAGCGATCGGCGTTTCGTGACTCCCGAGGTATCACCTGGTGGATGGCGATCCTGGTCGCGCTCGGCTCGACCTTGATCGGCACCCTCGCCGACGTGCTGTTCCTCGACGGTCCCCGGCTCGTGTCCCAAGTGATCTACGCCCTGGGCTGTGTACTGGCCGTGGCGTTGGTCCAGCGGCAGAGTCTGTTCGGGCCCATCGTCCAGCCGCCGCTGATCATCGGGGTGTCCTTCCCGCTGATCCTGTGGCTGACCGCCGGTCCGACGGCCGGCGACATGACGAGGATGCTCGTGAGGCTGAGCATGCCGCTGATCAACGCCTTCCCGGTGATGGGAATCACCACCGTGCTCACCGTGGGCATCGGTCTCGCCCGTTACTTCCTACAGCGGGAACCGCTGCGAGATGCGGAGGCCGAGCAGACTCCGACCGGAAAGAAGACCACGGACGCGGGCAGGCGCCCCGCCCGAGAGGCTGGTCGACGCGCGGACCGCTCGGAGACGTCGAGTCGAGCCGGGGCGGCGGGCTCCGCCTCGTCGAAGGCCAGGGCCGAGGGCAAGGGCAGGTCGGCTTCGGAGGCTCGGTCGGCGGGCCGTTCCGGCGGCGGGGCGAGCACGGCCCCGAAGGGGGCTCGTGCGTCCTCAGACAAGGCAGGGGCGACCCGGCGACCGAATCGGCCTGCCAGGCCGCGGGATGGTGAACCAGAGGAACGGCGTGGTGACGATTCTCGCTCGTCCGCGCCCCGCCGGACGAGCGCGGCGGGCAGGCCGCAGGGCAGTCGTGCGGCTCGCCCGGAGCCGCGGGCAGGCCGGCCCGCCCGCGCGCCCCGGGAATCGGACGAGTTCGACGGGCCGTCGGGCGGGCGCGGCAGGCCGGAGTCTCGGCGACGGCCGCCCCGCCGCCGAGACGATCTAGACGACTGA
- the rmuC gene encoding DNA recombination protein RmuC, which produces MSAVVISTAAIVLALALAGALALVWRLYTDSVRRTDAAMDLVGAERARSAEHQAALRRYEVAFASISGRGELGEQMLVETAKALGLREGLHFTVQTDLAGGGSARPDLVLSVGDGRRVPVDAKTSLAGWVEAVETDDARERADALRVHARNIRARAAELAGREYQRWADAVYGAIMFVPSDAAVVAALDSDPHLLRWLLDRRVFLCGPTGFGVLASAALFSATERALAEDVEQVRRQAAAAHRSAGAAVDAVNLSSTHLQRFLSARRRELDALESFRAATEPLREAAASPTELASVRRDETVAALIPAERRSPPSTPHEPIGSNGDG; this is translated from the coding sequence ATGTCCGCAGTAGTGATCAGCACCGCGGCGATCGTGCTCGCGCTGGCTCTCGCGGGTGCGCTGGCCCTGGTGTGGCGCCTCTACACCGACAGCGTGCGGCGCACCGACGCCGCGATGGACCTGGTGGGCGCCGAGCGCGCCAGGTCCGCGGAACACCAGGCCGCATTGCGGCGCTACGAGGTCGCGTTCGCCTCGATCAGCGGGCGAGGCGAACTCGGCGAGCAGATGCTCGTCGAGACCGCCAAGGCCCTGGGCCTGCGCGAAGGGCTGCACTTCACGGTCCAGACCGACTTGGCGGGCGGCGGTTCCGCACGGCCGGACCTCGTCCTCTCGGTCGGCGACGGAAGACGGGTGCCGGTCGACGCCAAGACCAGTCTGGCCGGCTGGGTGGAGGCGGTGGAGACCGACGACGCGCGGGAGCGGGCCGATGCACTGCGCGTCCATGCCCGCAACATCCGCGCCAGAGCCGCGGAACTCGCGGGACGCGAGTACCAGCGCTGGGCCGACGCCGTCTATGGAGCCATCATGTTCGTCCCGTCCGACGCCGCCGTGGTGGCCGCCCTGGACTCCGACCCCCACCTGTTGCGATGGCTGCTCGACCGCCGCGTCTTCCTCTGCGGCCCGACCGGCTTCGGCGTGCTGGCCTCCGCCGCGCTGTTCTCGGCCACCGAACGAGCCCTCGCCGAGGACGTCGAACAGGTCCGACGCCAGGCGGCAGCGGCTCATCGCTCGGCAGGGGCCGCCGTCGACGCGGTGAACCTCTCAAGCACCCATCTCCAGAGATTCCTGTCCGCGCGCAGGCGGGAACTCGATGCCCTGGAGAGCTTTCGGGCCGCTACGGAGCCGTTGCGGGAGGCAGCCGCGAGTCCCACGGAACTGGCCTCGGTGCGACGCGATGAGACGGTCGCCGCCCTGATCCCGGCCGAACGGCGGTCGCCGCCGTCCACACCGCACGAACCGATCGGCTCGAATGGGGACGGCTGA